The genomic region tttttttaacattctcgATTGTCATTCTTTATCGTCAGTCAGTATAAATTGTCAATTCAagttgaattcaaaaataaatctccaatagaaaaagatatatgtatGAGTAGAGAAAGAAATTGATGTTTTGCGCTCTATGTTCGGTTTATGAGAAGTGTAACGattttactacaaaaaaaaagttttatatatttgttgaaATCAACGATTACTTGAATTGACATttgcatgaaaatatttttattatatctatatctataaaatatttacatcataAATTAAGAATCGTTATAGACATATATATGTACTTAACACATGTTTGaaactacattaaaaaaaaatgtatggataaatttttttgatgtcGATATAGACGTATATTTTTCcagaaataaattgaatattgttAAAGCCCCGAGAAACGCCTTTTATCTTCTCAAcagacaaaattttaaatttcatgtaGTCAAAGAGTATGaagaattaactttttatttaaacaagagctgtaaatcattttatgcgacttattagaataattttgcAAGTCTATTAAATACATGTTTTGTAACAAAGATTCaatgtttattgtatatttataatgtacagCTTATTATgaagacatttttaaatttttagaaacctTTCATGTCCATCCACTCTTTAACACGATTAACACAGTcacctttaaatttaattacaccTGCAAATTCATGTATTTGACtagcaattttctttttcatacatTCCTCTACATATTGTTTCATATCACGTTCCAATGCCCATATATCTCCTTGAATTTTAGCaatttttgtaatctttttGTATCCCCTAGGATTTCTAGTCAAATATACAGGTTGCATGTAATTTTTTGTACGTTCTATGAAATAGGGATAATTTGTAGGAGCAGCtgttaaatgaaaaaaacaagaaaatacattactttgagataaaaacttaaatacatgtatattttgttgtaaaatatgaaaacataTGAATGAATGAGATATATTCAATAGTCATTTACCAGATGCTAATTTATAGCCAGATGGGAGTTTGACATTTCCAGTGGGAGGTTTGGGTATAATTTTGTATCCAAGTACACGCTCTACATATTTCCATTCGTTTGGATCTTTTGTAATGTCGTAATCTGTATAATCTTCCGGCGTTGTATATTTGGAGGAGGATTTGTAGCTACTCCATCTCTGTTGAATCtgaaagatgaaaataattttgtaagaagTTTCACATTAcagtaattttaacaattaacttAGTCGTCAAGTTAACACAACTTATTCCTATtaagtgataaaaaatttgatttttatttgtaaaattaaaatttttgtatatatgtgtgtaaaaGAAAGCAAACTAGGATATAATATAGCACGGTTGTGATCATTTTAAgattcacacatacacacacacacacacatatgtatatatatatatatatatgactcATATAATTGTAACATACAGTAAGTTTGATTTTTCATTACACAAACCATCAAAGGACTCCACATCCGTAGACATTGACAGTTTGGTGCATAagtaataattgattttaatatttatatcaatggAATATCGATACGATTTGTTTGCCTATTGtcttaaaatttgcaaattcaACTAAACGGAACGCATGGTTCGAACACTAACCAAGTCACGTTCCGATATCTTTTGTCACAATCGCATTCGATCGTTgacgaatattttatttgacgTGTTTTTAGTTCAGTGGAATCAATGAACATTCGTTAACCGGCACAGAAACCGAAGAGTGGATACCGAGAGAAAGACCCTTCGTCCACCGCAAAGTAACGATCAAGATCCGTTACGAGTCGCATTGCGAAAAGTCATTGtgcaaaatgtgaaaaaatctAGGGACACGTACCTGAGGGATCAAGGGTGCTAAACGATTCAGTGGTCGTCGGGCTACGGGAATCGAGAGCGCGGCGAGGTTACCGCGTGCGAAAATCTGACGAAGGGCGGCCATTTTGGGGACTTTGGTAAACAAGGGTCGGCACAGCCGCCATTGATGCGCACCGTTCGACGACAGGCGACGGGCGCGTCCTCCCTCTCGGCGCTCTCTCCTGCTCTCTCCTCGCAACCGCGTGTGCCAATTCGCGTCGCTATCGCGACACTCGTTTTTCTCGCCCGGGTATCGGGTTCCCGTGGCCACCGTTGCTGctgtcgtcgtcgacgacgacaatgacggcgacgacgacgtcaaCGCAACGACGACGCAGACAACGAGGCCGATTCCGATAGGTAGATAAACGTGCGCGAGTTATGCTAATTGTAAAGATCAGTTAGCACGCACGTACCGTAGGGTGTTTCGAGagtgtgcgtgcgtacgtgcgcgcGGTGCGCGAGCGACGGACCACGACGGACCGAGCTCGAGGCGGGGCGCGGTAGTAggagtagtagtagtagtagtggtagtggtggtggcagcggcggcggcggtgccggcgacggcggtggcggcggcgtcgGATTGCGGAGGAGGAATTAAGTCAAGTCGAGTGTAGCGAGGAGGTAAAGTGCGAACGTTATCGTTCGCTATTCTCCCAATAGCCGCTGGAGTGTTTCGTGCCTTTTGAAATTCGCACCGATTCGCGGGAGCCagtgcggcggcggcggcggcgccgccGAATGCCGAGTGCCGAGTGCCGAGTTCAGTGAGCGGGGGTGCAATCGGCGACCGCGAGGCGCAGGCAACGCGCCGAACGCGCGTTGCGCACCTTGTTATCGCGAACGGACTATGCTCCTGACGGACGAGTCGCCTCCGCGGCCGCTAGGTGGCGGTAGCCGAGAACCAGTGGGACGGCGCATAGACACCCTGCAACGGGACTGTCCTTTCCACGGGGGATCGTCGTCCGCATTTTCTCGCCATCATCACGGACCTACGGCAGGATTTTCGGTCCCCGAGGTGAGTACCGTCGACGAGGTCGCGAGAGAAGCCGCGGTCGGTCGCCGCCGCCGGCCCGTCGCCTCGCGCTACCATCTCCAAAGTCCGAGTCGAGCTCCGACCTTTTGTTTATTCGTGGCGATTTTTTCGTCAACATTTGTCGCGACGATTTCGTGGCTTTCCCGGAGTATCTCGAACCGATTTCTCAACTAGGTAGTTAACGTGTGCCACCCGCTTTCTCACGAGCGTGAAATTGTCGCGATCGGCTTGAcgcgagcggagatatcgcgcgAAATATTTCAGCCGCAACGACCGAGTGTGCGGAGTGTCGAGAGCGCAGCGAGCGAGGCGCAGCGAGGCGCTCCGTGCGACCCATCCGTGTGTTAACGTAAAGTTTGTCACGTAATTTTTCTGCTCGCCAGGGCCGCATTTATCGAATCAccccgccgtcgccgccgccgtcgtcgtcgtcgtcgtcgtcgtcgtcgtcgtcgacgtcgtcgtcgtcgtcgtcgtcgacgtcgtcgtcgacgtcgtcgtcgtcgtcgtcgtcgtcgtcgtcgtcgtcgtcgtcgtcgtcgtcgtcgttcgtcgttgtcgtcgtcgtcttcgtcgtcgtcgacgttgtcgtcgtcgtcttcttcgtcgtcgacgttgtcgtcgtcgttttctgtcgtcgtcgacgttgtcgtcgtcgtcgttcgctCTCcccgctgccgccaccgccgccgctaccACCACTGCCGCAGCCGCAGCCGCAGCCGCAGCAACGGCGGCGGCAAATGTGCGATGGCCAACGTGCCGCAAACTTTCCTCGCTCACTCGCTCCCTCTCGCCCTCTCGCCCTCTCGCCCTTCcgcgctcgttcgttcgttcgttcattcgctcgctcgttcgttcattcgctcgctcgctcgctcgctcgctcgctcgcgatgCCTCGCTAAATCTCGTGCGTTTCACACCGCAAAATGGTATCGCGCGCGCaggcgaacgcgcgcgcgctcgcgtgcTACTACTACTTGCTGTTGCAAAACGTGCATTTTGACTCGCCATTTTACTTTTGCACGCTAGTCCAAAATCttttcatcaatatttatatacttgtttctttttgtaattcgTCCGTTATGCGCGTtgtcgagtttttttttttcttctcgagttgtttactccaaaatttttcaatcaaatttgCGTTTCCGAGATTGATGTCGTTTCCTTTCCTACGCAATAATTGCAGTTAGCGACACTCACACGTGTAATTTTGTACAAGAGCGGTTGtaacattttgcaaatttgtttCATCAAATGAGTTTCGAGGACTAGTtgttgagaaaaatatataatataaatgtaaatgataTTACAGGAGCCCAATGTGGGTGGAAGTGAGATGGCATCCAGGGAAAAGAAACCCTTAGCGCCTTCCAAATCGAAACAGAAGGCGAGTAACGATTCCGTCTTGCCATCCAATGAGGTCAGGAATAAGAAAGGCAAGTCATTGCCGAATATAAAGCAGCAGCAACTTGCGCAAGAGATTTTTGATACGGTAGCGACAGGTAGTCAACTTTCTGTTAAACTAGAGGCGAGCTTGCCACGTAGGAATGCCCTTAAAAATCTGAAACGCAAACAGAACCTAAGAGCAGCCAAGGCAAATCTCGTCAAGTCCAAGGTTACCAAAAAAGTGACCAGCAAGGACATTCACAGGATAACTCCTGACGTTAAAAAGGGGGTTGCCAAGGGGGGTGCGAAGAGAGTTAGACAGACGGAGGAATCGACAGCCGACGTCACAGCCCTGAAATTTTCCGAAAATCAGGCTAACAACGGTGGAGAGGACGAAGGTAAAGGAACTGAAACACCAAGTAAAAGTGCCAAGAGTAATCTCAGGACCAAAAAAACCAAATCTGACGTTCAAAATAAGGAAGAGGCCGGTCTGGTTATTAcgtctgctgctgctgctgctgctgctgctgctgctgctgctgctgctgctgctactactactactgctaTTGCTACCGTTactactgctactgctactgctactaAAGTCAGCCCAAAACTTGGTAGAAAAGGAAAAACGACGGAAAGTCCCGACTCTCTGTCCAAGAGTGCCAAAACAACCAAATTAACAGGAAACTTGAAAAAGAGCGGTACCAGTCCTGTAAAGATTACAGAGGCTGCTGATAACAAGAGTGGGAAAAACCGAAAGAGCACTGGCAAGGAAGTAGATTGCGGCGGTACCACGATTGGTGCGAGAAGCACGACGAACGTTGACAAATTTTCAAGAGCCCTTTTAGATAACAAGAATTCTATCGATCTTACTATAGACGAAGTCATTGCATCTTCAATGTTGAGCGATTGCGAAGTCGAAGGCCAACAAAGCGTTACGGACAAGACTGAAGGCAAAGTGACGAGGAGTAAGAAAATGTTGGTCGATGAAAGTATCGTTTTCGACGTTGAGACTACGATAAAGAAAGAGCCCGATGGAACCGTCGACGATTCCAAAGTTACGTCGGACGCAGAGTCCGTAGAGACGGATCAAGGATTCCACTTTCAGAATCCTATTCAATTGAGAAAGAGAGCTGTATCGAAAGTTGGCTATAACGATCAAACGTCTCAAAGAAGTTTGCGAAATGGAAAGCAGCGTCAATTGTCGGAAAGTCATTTGGGAAATTCCACGGATTTGACCAACGAGCCGAAGAAACGGCACAGATTAAATTCGGATGGAACCGTCGTCTCGGACAATTCGATGGAACATATCTCGGATTGTAACGTAAATGTCGACTCTTGCTTTTCAGATTTTACTTGTAACGAATCTCCAAGTATCGTAGCATCGAGCAAAGAAGAGATTTGCTCCAAGAACGAAGCGACGTCGAATTTTGACGAGAACGTTGAGATTGGATCGGAAATAGAGAATAACAATAACAGCGATCGCGCAGATAGGACAGCCGGCGATTCTGGGCCGACCCTGCGTTCGAAAACTAAAGCTAAAACTACGGAGAGCGAAGCAACGAGAGACGACGATTCGTCGGTTAAAACCGAAGACGCACGAATCACTGCACCCAGGTGCGCCGAAATACAAGAGGATTCCAAAAAACTCAATAATCTCGAACAAGCGAAGAAAGACATTTTAGCTAAGCTGACAGACAAATCTAAAGGTCGCAGAAGTAGTTTAAACATAGACATGAAGAAACACGTCTATTACACCTCGGATAAATCGGACGGTAACTCGAAACAGCTAGACGAAATGATTGAAACCATTAAATTGAGTATTGTAAAATCCATTGAAAGCAAGATCTTTGGTCAAGAAAAAAGTCTTGGATTAAGTAAAAACTTTGAGATACCCAAGACCGAAGAGATTGTCGCCCCACTTAGCACAGAGTCTCAAATGGGACTGGAGGACAATGCCGATGAGGATAAGTCCACCATTACGAGGAACGAAATCACGTCGGATAATTCAGAAAATTCAGTACCAAAAGTGGCCGATACTGCCAAAGAGATCGAGGAGAAACTAGTCAAGTTTGATATTGGGGAAGCAGAGACACATTCGCAGAACGTCCAAGAGAACAAGGCCTCCGATAACGACAGAGTTAGTGATGTACATAGCACTTGCGAACCTtcgtgtaatataaataataataataatagtaatagtaataataataataataataatgctggGCAACAGGCTTACAAGAACGTGGATCAATCTGAAGACGAGAGCGTTGGTTGTAGTACAGCCAACGATTGTAATACAGCCTCCTCAGTCAATGTCGGTGGTAACGAGTCCAAGATTACATTGGATGAAAATAAGAAGATTACGAGGAAGTCATTGAGAATCAGCGATAAAAGTTCGGACAGCGTCAGCAGTAACGAAATGAGAAAATCGAATAGGACACCAAATAAAATGGTCCCGAGATCGAATAGCGTGGAGAATGTTTTAGCGGATGTACAGGCGCAAAAATCTACGGACGAGGAAATTTCTACAATTTCGGAGGAACAGCGTTTGGATGATAAAGAAGCTCCGTCAGTATCCGCATCGATCTCGTCTGAGCAAGCGGAGGAGAGACTCGCGGAAGAACATACACAAGCGAAATGTCAAACAGATGAGTCAGACATTGAAATCTCTTTGAACGTAACGGACAATTCGGAGGAGTCGGAAACCTTGGAAAGTATATCGCGCGAGGTAGAAAGATTAGTCTGCCAAACGGAAGATCAATCTGCCAAATCATTAGCAAGTACTATAAACGACGTGCGAAGCAAAGATACAATTTCTGATACAAAGCAGGAAATTGAAAGCGTAAATAATCAGGAGGCGTCCACCTGCTGCAACGACAGTTCTACGACATCATCGGGATCAGCTGTCGATGACACGAACGAGACACCGTCGATCAAAAGTTGCGAGGACGAAAAGTCTACCGACACAATCGACGTGTTACGGGAAAACGATGCGTCTTGTAAGCCAGCGCAAAGCGCGAGACGTTCAAGGGTTAACAGTAACTTAATGAATGTACCAACCACCGCAAACTGTGATTCAAATAGTGAACGTAGCCCTGTAACGTCTCCTTCTGTACGTTGCACCTTCGATCGACTGAACGATCACGAAATCAAAGAACTCGATCACTGTAGCAATAGTAAAGAATTAAACAAATCGAGCTCGGACGAGAATGATTCGACGGAGCAAATTCAAGGGAAAGTAAATTCAGGACAGCACAACGAGGTTGCTCTAACGGCGGATCAAAGCGACAGATCCTCCTCGGATGATAGAGGCATCGACGAGCGGAAACTTCTTAACGAGGAAAATAAAAGAGTATTACGAACTCGTGACAAGCAGAAGAAAATGGAAAACAGACAGATCGCATCTCGCAATCGAGAACACGCCGacaatataaaaatcaagatagGGGAAACTGGAGCGAttcaaaaaatgcaaatttcCAGTCTACAAAGCCTCAAAGAAGCCTCCGATGAAGCAGCGATACAGGGCTCGGTGGATGGTACCTCCGCTAGCGAAAGCAACGCCTCTCGGAAGACGGACGATGGTAATGACTCGGTAAACAGCAACGAATTGGACGTCGGGTTGGAACTCGAGCCCCAAGCTCGTAGAGAGCGACGCGGTAGAGAGATGAAAAAGCGCAAAGAGGAGTCGCCGCAATTGTTCAACAGCGCCAAGACGAAGCGCGTCAAGCGAGATCGGCGAAACGATAAGTCCGATCAGCAAAACAAAGAAGAGACCCTGTTGGACAACGAGGTTGCGAAAATCAACGAGAACAATCGATCGTTCTTGAGTAAATACGGCAGCGCCAGCTCCGTCCGCACGGACAGCTTTCGTGGATTCTTCGAGCAGGGCGGGCAAGGATTGGACAAGGATCCTAATTTGCGCAGCAAATCGGAAAACGATATAACGATCGTCGGCGCGAAGGCTGGCAAGGCTGGCGAGGAACGACATCTCTCACGTAATCTCTCCGAGAATCATGTGTCGCAACAGGCAGCTGACAATAGAGATATGCTAGAGAACGAACGCAAGACTCTCAAGACACCGGAACTCACTCACAAGGATTCCGACGAGACTTCCACGTCCGGCGAATCGTTCAACAGCGGCACACCCAAGATTCTCGAAACGCCTGAAGACAAGGAGAGGAAAGAATCGATTTTGCGATTATTGGGCCTCGAGTCGCTGGAGGAGGCCGCGAAGAGACAAAATCAGCAAAAAACAAAGAAGGAGCAGTCATCGTCGACAGGTACTTTGAAGACAATTATCAGAGTTTCTCAAAAGGATAAGGACAAAGACAAGGATAAAAGAGGATCGCGATCTCCGTTAAAAATGGTTCTTAAGCAGCAGGGTCGTGGGGACGGAGAGGGTGATTCACCCGAATTCTACACCATTCAAAAGGaggtaagagagagagagagagagagattcaaaattcgaaattatcGTTCGCtcgataaaaaatgtaactcATTCGCTTACCACACCAATTTTTCTTACactattctatatttattttccttctctttctttccttttcctttAGCAATTTTTGTTTCCTCGTTTGGTTTTCATTTCAATCGTGATATCGCGATCACATTTAATTATCGATCTAGTGACAAAACATTCCTTTATGCGATTTATTTACTATCGCTTTTTTAGAGATTTATCCTTGATTTTCGTGCGCGCTTCATAACATGTCACAGTCGctgaatttcaaattttttccttCATTTTAATCTTGCGTACATGAAAAACAAGGATCCAAAAGAAAAGTCAAAGATATTATGGGCGAAGATATTAAGTAGTAAGCTAATGAGTGAATTTCATACgcttatatgaaatttttttttaccaattcaattatattttgtttcttttttttcagtttgGAACCAGTGGTTTAGGAGATAGCAGCTCTGGTGCGAACCGAAAGTTCACTACTAACCACAGACATTCTTGCGGTAATCCTGGTTGCGGGAATAACTAAATTGATCATCTCACTTATTTTTCCTTAGTTATctctttccaaaaaatcttaCGCTCTTTTATTCAAAGTTGATAATCATTTAGACTAGTGCAATGTAGCGTCTGATTGTTCACATTTCcacatttcaaatttattttacagaatatgATCGATAATCGTTAATGTTCTATTCTCATTTGTTTTCTATCGTTATCTTTAAACTTATTTGCTcaagacaattaaaaaaatgtaatgtgcaatactagaaaaaaatttttaatgtactcATCACTACAATCTAAATATGGAATATTGTGCAACATTGGTTTTACAGACCACTAGTTCCAAAAACAACACTTGTATTCCagcttgatattttttataacagtgCATGCCAGTTCTTTTACGCTATTTGCTTTTCAAATTAAAAGTCATCCGCTAACTTTCGCATTCTTACTAATATCACCGTGTTCTTATCCAAATCAGATGAAAAGTTTCACGCCGAGACGCAACATTCGTTATTTAACAAAACGTTGTTTAACTCGTCAATTTTATGACCGTAGATGACGATAATGAGGAAGCTACGCCTAAGGATCGTCAGTCGCTTGTTATTCCAGAGAAATCGTCTTCTTTTTCTATACATCCCGGGCGCGTGTGTGCCGATGTATGTTGCTATTGTTTTGGAAAATTTGGTTCTTTGGACACGCCGATGCATCTAGCTCAAATAAAATCTGATGAGAGGCGCAAAAAGATTTTGAACATAGAGAGACATCTTACGAAAGATTCGTGCCTGTGCGACGCGTGCTATCGTCATGTTGATAGAAAGGTTCGTTGTTTCTCGATAATTATGCTAATGATGATTTCAGCAATTTACGGGtcattatttagttttatttatttatttatttacattttgcattgtttacaaattaattagatGTATGGTCAACTCTTTGCCAGTATACGTTCTCTTCGGGATCTATAGTCTTTGTATATGGGTCTGTCACATCGAACACTAATTTTCCCTATCTTAAAGTATTcagaaaaaatctgaaaaaaattcatgaaacgtCTAACATTGTAATTGACGAATTTATAGTTTGATGAggattgtttattaaattatatatatatgtatatatatatatatattttatttatttatttatttatttattttttttttaatgaactttAAACATGAATGAAGGAATAAACTATGAGTTATCTTACGTCGGACTCACGTTTACAGGCGAAGAATTACTGTTGTTCATACTCTTAACTGAATGACTTATCTAAAATCTTGGTTTTTCAGGCAAACACTAGTCCAGCGAACATGCAGCAAAAGCCGCAGAAACAACATAGACAATTGATGATGTCCAAGTGTTCAGCTCGCGAATGTCGAGATCCCGCGCGGCATCACGTTAAACGCCGTTGGTTGCTCAAGATAAAAACTGGCCTTCAGAATCAGGTTAATATTTGTAACTCGATTGCTTGCGTATTTAGCGATGTTTGTACATGTACAtggagaaatattattattgtaggtCGACATAGACTGGGACTCGAGTCAACACACCACGATGTCGTTCTGCGTTAATCATTACGAAAAGATCGGACGCTTCTTGACATGCGCGCTCTGCAAGCGCCGACTCGTTCGACAACACACTCATCAGTTGACTAACGCAGAGATGAACGAATTGAACCACCTGCTCAGTCAACAAGGAATCCCCGTCTTACTAGCGGTTGGCACGTTCGTCTGCAAGCTATGTCGTTACTTTGCGCAGCTGCAACTCAAGTACAAGGAGATCgaaaatatgaatatgaatcACAGGAGTTTCTGCAAGAGTTATCGAAAGCGGTGAGTATGCAAAGCAAGTTTGTGACCTCTGATTAGATTAAGTATAAAAGTATGAAAGTTAAAGAAACTTGATCTCGAAGAAACTGAAGGAGGTATATGAAATACTACCATTGCAGGATCCTACATAATCTTGGAATCGACGTAGTCGAAGACGAGGATGACGATTTATCACAGCAGATGAATCAGACCAAGGACAAAAAGAACAAGAAGAGCATCAAGAATTTACAGACGAAAGGTGGAGGTTCGAAATCTCCGGAACGCATGACGAGCGGTACATCGGATAAGTCGACGCCGGAACCAAACAAGAATGAGAGTACAATGGAATGCAGCTCCGCAATGATTAACGAGAGTCGCGCCCCCAAGTCGGACAACGACGAGAACGT from Solenopsis invicta isolate M01_SB chromosome 7, UNIL_Sinv_3.0, whole genome shotgun sequence harbors:
- the LOC105197983 gene encoding uncharacterized protein LOC105197983 isoform X2, which codes for MLLTDESPPRPLGGGSREPVGRRIDTLQRDCPFHGGSSSAFSRHHHGPTAGFSVPEEPNVGGSEMASREKKPLAPSKSKQKASNDSVLPSNEVRNKKGKSLPNIKQQQLAQEIFDTVATGSQLSVKLEASLPRRNALKNLKRKQNLRAAKANLVKSKVTKKVTSKDIHRITPDVKKGVAKGGAKRVRQTEESTADVTALKFSENQANNGGEDEGKGTETPSKSAKSNLRTKKTKSDVQNKEEAGLVITSAAAAAAAAAAAAAAAATTTTAIATVTTATATATKVSPKLGRKGKTTESPDSLSKSAKTTKLTGNLKKSGTSPVKITEAADNKSGKNRKSTGKEVDCGGTTIGARSTTNVDKFSRALLDNKNSIDLTIDEVIASSMLSDCEVEGQQSVTDKTEGKVTRSKKMLVDESIVFDVETTIKKEPDGTVDDSKVTSDAESVETDQGFHFQNPIQLRKRAVSKVGYNDQTSQRSLRNGKQRQLSESHLGNSTDLTNEPKKRHRLNSDGTVVSDNSMEHISDCNVNVDSCFSDFTCNESPSIVASSKEEICSKNEATSNFDENVEIGSEIENNNNSDRADRTAGDSGPTLRSKTKAKTTESEATRDDDSSVKTEDARITAPRCAEIQEDSKKLNNLEQAKKDILAKLTDKSKGRRSSLNIDMKKHVYYTSDKSDGNSKQLDEMIETIKLSIVKSIESKIFGQEKSLGLSKNFEIPKTEEIVAPLSTESQMGLEDNADEDKSTITRNEITSDNSENSVPKVADTAKEIEEKLVKFDIGEAETHSQNVQENKASDNDRVSDVHSTCEPSCNINNNNNSNSNNNNNNNAGQQAYKNVDQSEDESVGCSTANDCNTASSVNVGGNESKITLDENKKITRKSLRISDKSSDSVSSNEMRKSNRTPNKMVPRSNSVENVLADVQAQKSTDEEISTISEEQRLDDKEAPSVSASISSEQAEERLAEEHTQAKCQTDESDIEISLNVTDNSEESETLESISREVERLVCQTEDQSAKSLASTINDVRSKDTISDTKQEIESVNNQEASTCCNDSSTTSSGSAVDDTNETPSIKSCEDEKSTDTIDVLRENDASCKPAQSARRSRVNSNLMNVPTTANCDSNSERSPVTSPSVRCTFDRLNDHEIKELDHCSNSKELNKSSSDENDSTEQIQGKVNSGQHNEVALTADQSDRSSSDDRGIDERKLLNEENKRVLRTRDKQKKMENRQIASRNREHADNIKIKIGETGAIQKMQISSLQSLKEASDEAAIQGSVDGTSASESNASRKTDDGNDSVNSNELDVGLELEPQARRERRGREMKKRKEESPQLFNSAKTKRVKRDRRNDKSDQQNKEETLLDNEVAKINENNRSFLSKYGSASSVRTDSFRGFFEQGGQGLDKDPNLRSKSENDITIVGAKAGKAGEERHLSRNLSENHVSQQAADNRDMLENERKTLKTPELTHKDSDETSTSGESFNSGTPKILETPEDKERKESILRLLGLESLEEAAKRQNQQKTKKEQSSSTGTLKTIIRVSQKDKDKDKDKRGSRSPLKMVLKQQGRGDGEGDSPEFYTIQKEFGTSGLGDSSSDDDNEEATPKDRQSLVIPEKSSSFSIHPGRVCADVCCYCFGKFGSLDTPMHLAQIKSDERRKKILNIERHLTKDSCLCDACYRHVDRKANTSPANMQQKPQKQHRQLMMSKCSARECRDPARHHVKRRWLLKIKTGLQNQVDIDWDSSQHTTMSFCVNHYEKIGRFLTCALCKRRLVRQHTHQLTNAEMNELNHLLSQQGIPVLLAVGTFVCKLCRYFAQLQLKYKEIENMNMNHRSFCKSYRKRILHNLGIDVVEDEDDDLSQQMNQTKDKKNKKSIKNLQTKGGGSKSPERMTSGTSDKSTPEPNKNESTMECSSAMINESRAPKSDNDENVGMDTQYLENTVENLKKRKLLDMHAYTPGTSISSLCDGMIANGMTLGMDEVTLTRLPKRSRLNNSSSSNNNNNNNNNNDITPVVQRLGANPSISVRTLFPGEEEMNLHVNIEFQNVREVTPQGWEKCATMIQYDRETKHLWQQLQRPYGNQSSFLRHLILLEKYYRAGDLILAPNASRNAINYSTSVQNRLISYEGPEKMDEPIMEPIATEYSNPRRLSGGYMLEKDNRLSVTGTSLISRPSTSGGGGNATLSSHSVKLNSSRMLKLNSGISIIKKSPPNLQRLNLSSISGGNNGGSSSGASVSGNGGGSGSGSGSGNGSGSGNGGGNSNGSVGVGVGVGGIANGGGGGVKRRDSQGLTSVYSSGSKMFTLSESDVKRMQTLKRQKFNDRSVAGTNNGSSASGSFRSQYQKAQITVPGHNQQFQRHLRMQQEMLSRQSRGDFEPLICDITRTAIRANENSPTIGQSILHNLNLPKSIQVTTKPTSSTSNPIPILPKIPKSLTVIPQTVTRSTEK